One Pyxicephalus adspersus chromosome 3, UCB_Pads_2.0, whole genome shotgun sequence genomic window carries:
- the KDM4B gene encoding lysine-specific demethylase 4B isoform X8 encodes MGPDTSQAQNSSCKILTFRPTWEEFQEFGKYMAYIESQGAHRAGLAKIIPPKEWQPRRTYDDLDDMVIPAPIQQVVTGQSGLFTQYNIQKKPMTVGEYRKLANSDKYCTPRHQDFDDLERKYWKNLTFMSPIYGADISGSLYDNDINLWNIASLNTLLDMVEHECGIIIEGVNTPYLYFGMWKTTFAWHTEDMDLYSVNYLHFGEPKSWSCLLKVQGSGTD; translated from the exons ATGGGGCCAGATACTTCACAAGCACAGAATTCTAGTTGCAAGATTTTAACATTTAGACCTACCTGGGAGGAGTTTCAGGAATTTGGAAAATACATGGCTTATATAGAATCTCAGGGAGCACACAGAGCCGGCTTGGCAAAG ATTATACCGCCAAAAGAGTGGCAACCCAGACGAACCTATGATGATTTGGATGACATGGTTATTCCTGCTCCAATCCAGCAGGTTGTTACAGGCCAGTCTGGCCTTTTTACTCAGTATAACATACAGAAGAAGCCCATGACTGTGGGAGAATATCGCAAATTAGCCAACAGTGACAA GTACTGTACCCCACGGCACCAAGACTTTGATGATTTGGAGCGTAAATATTGGAAGAATTTGACTTTCATGTCTCCCATATATGGAGCAGATATCAGTGGATCTCTCTATGATAAT GACATCAATCTGTGGAACATTGCCAGTCTAAATACTTTACTAGACATGGTGGAGCATGAGTGTGGCATTATTATTGAAGGTGTTAATACACCCTACCTctattttggaatgtggaaaacAACTTTTGCTTGGCACACTGAGGACATGGATCTCTACAGCGTTAACTATTTACACTTTGGTGAACCTAAATCATG